A single Paenibacillus sp. FSL R5-0517 DNA region contains:
- a CDS encoding YheC/YheD family protein, giving the protein MGVDKLQPLRSKWLKTKLIINNESIKPFIPDTQKYNKTNLKFMISKYGMVYIKPERGTFGMGVIKAEMEDHQHFVYQHDQKRLTFNSFESFYTSLTRLVNKRSYLIQRGIHLLKHNNRRFDIRVMIQLSPTKQWEATGIIGRLGHPKKIVTNYHSGGTPMDIHKLLQSHASTKRRNELVKEMNELSLRIARHMKKKYSYLMQIGVDIGLDHSLKPWIIEVNVKPDPYIFNQLKDKTMYRKVIRFYRHAVPKKTE; this is encoded by the coding sequence ATGGGAGTTGATAAATTGCAGCCATTAAGAAGCAAGTGGTTAAAAACAAAATTGATTATTAATAATGAATCTATTAAACCGTTTATCCCAGACACACAGAAATATAACAAAACGAATCTGAAATTTATGATCAGCAAGTATGGAATGGTCTATATTAAACCTGAGAGAGGTACTTTCGGGATGGGTGTCATTAAGGCTGAAATGGAAGATCATCAACATTTTGTCTATCAGCATGATCAAAAACGTCTGACTTTTAACAGCTTTGAATCGTTCTATACCAGTCTGACACGTTTGGTGAATAAAAGAAGCTATCTGATTCAGAGAGGAATCCATCTTCTTAAGCACAATAACAGACGTTTTGACATCCGAGTCATGATACAGCTAAGCCCGACCAAGCAATGGGAAGCTACCGGAATCATCGGCCGACTGGGTCATCCAAAGAAAATCGTAACCAATTATCATAGTGGTGGTACACCGATGGATATTCACAAGCTGCTACAATCACATGCATCCACTAAACGTAGGAATGAACTGGTTAAGGAGATGAATGAGCTTAGCCTGCGCATAGCTCGTCATATGAAAAAAAAGTACTCGTATCTAATGCAAATTGGTGTAGATATCGGCCTTGATCATAGTCTGAAACCCTGGATTATTGAGGTAAATGTCAAACCCGACCCATATATATTCAATCAATTAAAAGACAAGACAATGTATCGCAAGGTAATACGATTTTACCGCCATGCTGTGCCCAAAAAAACAGAATAA
- a CDS encoding LytTR family DNA-binding domain-containing protein, whose translation MFNIAICDDEQQQRDRVKSMLVSLSLKTNFDFQISLFTSGEQLLSHYREVGDTFHILILDVEMGGMNGIQTAKEIRNMKFLDVQIMFLTSYPEYMVESFDVITFQYLIKPIQPQVFEEKMIKLCQYFQALEKKYVLIKSDYDELLLKYDDILWMEVVKSLTIKNKLNVVTRENVHETKGVLSSYASGLKDHGFLQIHRSIIINLMHVQKFSGTQVVMLNGTELPIGRSKIKEVKDAYTKYMIMRVQ comes from the coding sequence ATGTTTAATATTGCAATCTGTGATGACGAGCAGCAGCAGCGAGATCGTGTGAAATCAATGCTGGTCTCCTTATCTCTAAAAACCAATTTTGATTTTCAAATTAGCCTATTCACATCTGGAGAACAACTGCTCTCACACTACAGAGAGGTTGGGGATACATTTCATATTCTCATCTTGGATGTGGAGATGGGTGGAATGAACGGAATCCAGACCGCTAAAGAGATCAGGAATATGAAGTTTCTGGATGTACAGATTATGTTCTTGACCAGTTACCCGGAATACATGGTGGAGAGCTTCGATGTCATCACTTTTCAATATCTGATCAAGCCAATACAGCCGCAAGTTTTCGAGGAGAAGATGATTAAGCTGTGTCAATATTTTCAGGCATTGGAGAAAAAGTATGTGCTGATCAAGTCAGACTATGATGAATTGCTGCTGAAATATGATGACATCCTCTGGATGGAGGTCGTCAAAAGCTTAACGATCAAGAACAAGTTGAATGTGGTGACACGAGAAAATGTGCATGAGACCAAAGGTGTTTTATCCAGCTATGCTTCCGGTTTGAAAGACCATGGTTTTTTACAGATTCATCGCTCGATTATCATTAATTTGATGCACGTGCAGAAGTTTTCCGGTACTCAAGTCGTTATGTTAAATGGGACGGAGCTGCCCATAGGCAGATCCAAGATTAAGGAAGTCAAGGATGCCTATACCAAATACATGATTATGAGGGTTCAGTAA
- a CDS encoding glycoside hydrolase family 2 TIM barrel-domain containing protein, with protein MIAALNLEGVWKLQLDEHKVENGLNFSDVITLPNTTSHAGKGKKNEQVLIGALTDEYLFEGYAWFSREIDIPEHLANKRCFLHLERTRVTTVWIDGVEWGTQNSLNTPHRYELEAGLTAGIHTITIRVDNTNYPTKGGHLTSEDTQTNWNGITGKMELQFFERVFLDNVQVYPDLANRSFEIKGALVGELRGVHIVISAVAVSADPVHTTKEQSFIPDSQEIGLTYKIGEDVMLWSDDEPNLYQLHIQLQDENGEILDSTEVWTGLREFRAAGDKFTINGRKTFLRGKHDGLIFPLTGYAPTDVDEWVRILEISKSYGINHYRFHTCCPPEAAFIAADLLGIYMEPELPFWGTITDESSDAHNQVEQDYLISEGFAMLQAFGNHPSFVMMSLGNELWGSKDRLNSILKAYKAYDHRHLYTEGSNNFQFVPDILEESEFFCGVRFSKERLFRGSYAMCDAPLGHVQTDLPNTLKDYDSNIVPEQGSDAGPAAQTGDKEIQIQYGTGSKTVQAEAGSDQLVSHVPIISHEIGQYATFPNFEEISKYTGSLKAKNFEVFRERLEAKGLGHLAEAYFRASGKLAVACYKEELEAAFRSQQLAGFQLLDLQDFSGQGTALVGVLDAFMDSKGMITPEEWRTFCSDAVLLARFPKYNYRAGELFEARIELSYFRRQVLDGLQLKWELLSEQQQDGILLEGRADLPALNGEHYVSITDLSIRIPEVSNMTKVELRMSIPGTDIRKSYDLWIYPGQVEVDLSGLNLFTELSEQALGLLENGEDILLFPNPDQIQHAIQGFYSTDFWSYPMFRSISENMKREVPVGTMGLLIQQDHPVFEHFVTEEHSTYPWWSIVSESSSIILDELNKELRPIVQTIDNFERNHKLGLLMECWVGKGRVLMGALNLERLMTTLEGRQLLYSFQRYVLSPAYQPAARLEVEELRKLFN; from the coding sequence ATGATAGCTGCATTAAATCTGGAAGGTGTCTGGAAACTTCAACTCGATGAACATAAAGTGGAGAATGGTCTGAATTTCTCAGACGTTATTACTTTACCTAATACAACTTCTCATGCGGGCAAAGGCAAGAAAAATGAACAGGTGTTAATCGGTGCGCTGACGGATGAGTATTTGTTTGAAGGATATGCCTGGTTTTCACGTGAGATTGATATTCCCGAACATTTGGCGAATAAACGTTGCTTCTTGCACCTGGAACGAACACGAGTAACCACAGTTTGGATTGATGGGGTGGAATGGGGCACGCAAAACAGTCTAAATACACCTCATCGTTACGAGTTGGAGGCAGGGTTAACGGCTGGGATACATACGATCACGATTCGAGTGGACAATACCAATTATCCAACCAAAGGCGGGCATCTTACATCTGAAGATACGCAGACCAATTGGAACGGGATTACCGGGAAGATGGAACTTCAATTTTTTGAGCGTGTATTTCTGGATAATGTGCAGGTCTACCCTGATCTTGCGAATCGGTCTTTTGAGATTAAAGGAGCACTTGTCGGTGAGCTGAGAGGAGTACATATCGTCATATCCGCTGTTGCTGTCAGTGCAGATCCGGTTCATACGACGAAGGAACAGAGTTTCATTCCGGATTCGCAGGAGATTGGGCTGACATATAAGATTGGCGAAGATGTCATGTTATGGAGTGATGATGAGCCTAATCTGTATCAACTTCACATTCAACTGCAAGACGAGAACGGGGAAATACTGGACTCCACCGAAGTATGGACAGGTTTACGGGAATTCCGGGCAGCTGGGGACAAATTCACGATTAATGGTCGCAAAACGTTTCTTCGTGGCAAACATGACGGGCTGATCTTTCCGCTCACGGGATATGCGCCAACCGATGTGGATGAATGGGTTCGCATTCTCGAGATCTCCAAGTCTTACGGCATTAATCACTACCGTTTCCATACCTGTTGTCCTCCAGAGGCTGCTTTCATTGCGGCTGATCTGCTCGGCATCTATATGGAACCTGAGCTTCCGTTCTGGGGAACCATTACGGACGAATCCTCGGATGCACACAATCAAGTAGAGCAGGATTACTTGATCAGCGAGGGGTTTGCGATGCTGCAAGCTTTTGGTAATCATCCTTCGTTTGTCATGATGTCCTTGGGAAATGAACTTTGGGGCAGCAAGGACAGATTGAATTCAATTCTGAAAGCATACAAAGCATATGATCATCGTCACCTATATACCGAAGGCTCCAACAACTTTCAGTTTGTACCGGACATTCTGGAAGAAAGTGAATTCTTTTGTGGGGTTCGATTCTCGAAAGAGCGTCTGTTCAGAGGTTCGTATGCCATGTGTGATGCGCCGCTAGGACATGTACAGACCGACTTGCCCAACACATTGAAGGATTATGATTCGAACATTGTACCTGAGCAAGGTAGTGATGCTGGCCCAGCTGCTCAAACGGGGGACAAAGAGATTCAGATTCAATATGGCACAGGTTCCAAAACGGTGCAGGCTGAAGCCGGAAGTGATCAACTCGTCTCACATGTACCGATCATCTCGCATGAAATTGGACAGTATGCCACATTTCCGAATTTTGAGGAGATCAGCAAGTATACAGGCTCTCTTAAAGCCAAAAACTTCGAAGTGTTCAGAGAGCGTCTGGAAGCCAAAGGATTGGGACATCTGGCAGAAGCCTACTTCAGGGCCTCTGGCAAGCTTGCAGTCGCCTGTTACAAAGAAGAATTGGAAGCGGCTTTTCGTTCGCAGCAACTAGCAGGTTTCCAACTGCTGGATCTCCAGGATTTCAGTGGTCAGGGAACAGCGCTGGTAGGTGTACTGGACGCATTCATGGATTCCAAAGGCATGATTACACCTGAAGAGTGGAGAACGTTCTGTTCCGATGCGGTGTTGCTCGCGAGATTTCCTAAATATAATTATCGAGCTGGTGAATTATTCGAAGCGCGTATTGAACTAAGTTACTTCCGGAGACAAGTGTTGGATGGACTTCAACTGAAGTGGGAGCTACTAAGCGAGCAGCAACAAGACGGCATCCTTCTAGAAGGGAGAGCTGACCTACCAGCGTTGAATGGAGAACATTATGTGAGTATCACGGATCTTAGCATTCGTATTCCTGAAGTCTCCAATATGACCAAAGTGGAGCTTAGAATGTCCATTCCGGGCACGGATATCCGTAAGTCTTATGACTTGTGGATCTACCCCGGGCAAGTCGAAGTGGATCTGAGCGGTCTTAACCTCTTTACCGAACTTTCGGAACAAGCGCTGGGTCTGCTTGAAAACGGGGAGGATATTCTACTATTCCCGAATCCTGATCAGATTCAACACGCGATCCAAGGTTTCTACAGCACCGACTTTTGGTCTTACCCTATGTTCCGATCAATATCGGAGAATATGAAAAGAGAAGTTCCTGTGGGCACAATGGGCTTGTTAATTCAACAGGATCATCCGGTCTTCGAACATTTTGTCACAGAGGAGCACTCAACCTATCCGTGGTGGAGCATCGTTTCTGAATCGTCATCCATCATTCTGGATGAGCTGAATAAGGAGCTGCGGCCAATCGTGCAGACCATCGATAATTTTGAACGAAACCACAAGCTCGGCCTGTTGATGGAGTGTTGGGTCGGGAAGGGTAGAGTGCTGATGGGAGCGCTGAATCTGGAGCGTCTGATGACTACATTGGAGGGCAGACAGTTGTTATACAGCTTCCAGCGCTATGTACTAAGTCCGGCCTACCAGCCAGCTGCCCGCCTGGAAGTCGAGGAACTTCGCAAGTTGTTTAACTAA
- a CDS encoding serine hydrolase domain-containing protein gives MKKLISLLCTAVIVITPMTDVSAKENTSTTIETRAEQIATEMVQNYGVTSVQYAIRDEGKLILSDSVGLHDKASQKPIDKESMYGIGSVSKMVVTAAAMKLVDSGKIDLDEPLTSYIKDFKMADPRYTQITPRMLMNHSSGLYGTHYGNSMLFDDNDTRNHDELLLKLQSEKLKSKPGAYSVYCNDGFQLLELMVERVSGLSYSEYIDQYISEPLKLESTKTPMDDFDRKKLSETYWPTLAMKMPTENANIIGTGGVYSTAEELSQFGEVLMGNRPDILSESAVKAMQAHEYRKGIWVSDEQNTINYGLGWDAVDLAPFSDYGVTALAKGGDTMMYHAVLITIPEHDISMAVLSSGGSSVYNQMFASKVLLEVLADQGIIDKVKPDQTFSSPDKVKMPTELSTYSGLYGTVGETLDIKIEDDEFKLPALLGGIIPEQNYVYTGDEHFTSTDGSVKASFVKERNDKVYVKVQAVITLPGIGQTVMNTYDYQKLDQHALDATTKEKWTARDGSKYYALDEKITSIFYLLPSMLIKNLSVDAQNGYANGTEILDANNAKNIAQIPVMNGRDAFDLQFYTKNGAEILIQDGQEYIAEDAITPIFGGKKGITTIPANGQARWYAIDSRSANKSITVNSPNSGGYAVYDDQGVVVDFSVATNQESTKLPKSGFIVFGGNAGDVFQIELK, from the coding sequence ATGAAAAAATTAATTAGTCTTTTATGTACAGCCGTGATTGTAATTACGCCGATGACAGATGTCAGCGCAAAGGAGAATACCAGTACAACGATTGAGACACGGGCGGAGCAGATCGCCACGGAGATGGTGCAAAACTATGGTGTCACCAGTGTACAATATGCGATCAGGGACGAAGGGAAACTCATTTTATCAGATAGTGTTGGATTGCACGACAAGGCATCACAAAAACCAATAGACAAGGAAAGCATGTATGGCATAGGTTCGGTTAGCAAAATGGTTGTTACGGCAGCCGCCATGAAGCTGGTTGATTCCGGCAAAATAGATCTGGATGAGCCGCTTACTTCGTATATCAAAGACTTTAAGATGGCAGATCCGCGATATACTCAAATCACACCGCGCATGTTGATGAATCATTCATCCGGTCTTTACGGTACACATTATGGAAACAGTATGTTGTTTGACGATAATGACACCCGCAATCATGACGAGCTATTACTCAAACTCCAGTCCGAAAAACTGAAATCCAAGCCGGGAGCCTATTCTGTCTACTGCAATGATGGCTTCCAGTTGCTGGAGCTTATGGTGGAACGGGTGAGTGGGTTATCCTACAGCGAATATATCGACCAGTACATCAGCGAGCCACTGAAGTTGGAATCAACGAAGACGCCAATGGATGACTTTGATAGAAAAAAGTTATCTGAGACCTATTGGCCAACACTTGCAATGAAGATGCCAACCGAAAATGCAAACATTATCGGTACAGGCGGAGTGTACTCCACCGCAGAGGAGTTGAGTCAATTCGGAGAGGTTTTGATGGGGAATAGACCGGATATTCTGTCCGAATCTGCTGTGAAGGCCATGCAAGCTCATGAATATCGTAAGGGCATCTGGGTATCAGATGAGCAAAATACGATCAATTATGGCTTGGGGTGGGATGCGGTGGATCTTGCACCGTTCAGCGATTATGGGGTTACCGCACTTGCCAAAGGCGGAGATACCATGATGTATCATGCCGTGTTAATCACGATACCTGAACATGATATTTCAATGGCGGTCTTATCTTCCGGTGGATCTTCCGTTTACAATCAGATGTTTGCCAGCAAAGTGCTACTGGAAGTTCTGGCGGATCAAGGTATTATTGACAAGGTGAAGCCCGATCAGACCTTCTCGTCACCCGATAAAGTGAAGATGCCCACAGAATTAAGCACGTACTCCGGTCTCTACGGTACGGTAGGAGAGACGTTGGATATAAAGATCGAGGATGACGAGTTCAAATTGCCTGCATTGCTGGGTGGAATTATTCCAGAGCAGAACTATGTGTACACAGGTGATGAACATTTTACAAGTACAGATGGCAGCGTGAAAGCCAGTTTTGTGAAGGAACGTAATGACAAGGTGTATGTTAAAGTTCAGGCCGTGATAACGTTACCTGGGATAGGCCAAACCGTAATGAACACGTATGATTATCAAAAACTGGATCAACATGCGCTGGACGCAACAACAAAAGAGAAATGGACAGCTCGTGACGGCTCGAAATATTACGCACTGGATGAAAAAATAACATCGATCTTTTATCTGCTTCCATCGATGCTGATCAAAAATCTGTCTGTTGATGCCCAAAATGGTTACGCCAATGGCACGGAAATCTTGGATGCGAATAATGCGAAGAACATCGCCCAGATTCCTGTGATGAACGGAAGAGATGCTTTCGATCTACAATTTTACACGAAAAATGGTGCCGAGATTTTGATCCAGGATGGGCAGGAATACATTGCAGAGGATGCAATTACGCCAATCTTTGGTGGAAAAAAAGGAATTACGACTATCCCGGCTAATGGTCAAGCAAGGTGGTATGCCATCGATTCCCGATCGGCGAACAAATCCATCACGGTGAATTCTCCGAACAGCGGAGGTTACGCAGTGTATGATGATCAAGGAGTAGTGGTTGATTTCTCTGTAGCAACCAATCAGGAATCAACGAAGCTCCCGAAAAGTGGTTTTATCGTTTTTGGTGGCAACGCCGGTGATGTATTCCAGATTGAATTAAAGTAA
- a CDS encoding DUF6492 family protein, giving the protein MSVQRGMQLNAAPKIDVLIPAIEKDLATLPHVIDNIRRYVKHPIGSIYIVSPVSSKIRKLCSLKNCIFVNERSVLPLTKDEIHYQSSRWNRSGWLYQQLLKMNGDSIVKAKHFLVMDADTVMIKPHTFLVEGKTVFYCRDWSQPEYFNTYRKLLGMKAPRPRSFVTHYMLFDKSKLAALKQKIEDVHKLPWYKAIISNINKKKQFGFSEYETYANFMYTKNPGSMALRSSMNKSLNVNASSLKEQQIRNLALKYRSLSFHKRKIYSKAP; this is encoded by the coding sequence ATGTCCGTTCAGCGTGGAATGCAGTTAAATGCTGCGCCCAAGATTGATGTTCTTATACCAGCGATCGAGAAAGATCTGGCTACTCTTCCCCACGTCATTGATAACATTCGCCGTTACGTGAAGCATCCCATCGGAAGCATATATATTGTTTCTCCGGTCAGCTCCAAAATCAGAAAACTTTGTTCCCTTAAAAACTGCATTTTTGTTAATGAGCGATCCGTCCTGCCTCTAACCAAAGACGAGATACACTACCAGTCCTCCCGATGGAATCGGTCAGGCTGGTTATATCAGCAGCTGCTCAAAATGAACGGAGATTCCATTGTGAAGGCAAAGCACTTTTTAGTCATGGATGCGGATACCGTAATGATTAAGCCTCATACATTTCTTGTAGAAGGCAAAACCGTCTTTTACTGCCGTGACTGGAGCCAGCCGGAATATTTCAATACCTACCGCAAGTTGTTAGGCATGAAAGCTCCACGTCCCCGCTCTTTTGTCACCCATTATATGCTGTTCGACAAATCGAAACTCGCTGCCTTAAAACAGAAAATTGAAGATGTTCATAAGCTGCCATGGTACAAAGCGATCATCTCCAATATCAATAAGAAAAAGCAGTTTGGTTTCTCCGAGTATGAAACGTATGCCAATTTTATGTATACGAAAAACCCTGGCAGCATGGCCCTTAGAAGTTCCATGAATAAAAGTCTGAATGTGAACGCTTCTTCGTTAAAAGAGCAACAAATCCGTAATCTGGCTCTTAAATACCGTTCTCTTTCCTTTCATAAACGGAAAATCTATAGTAAAGCTCCCTGA
- a CDS encoding GHKL domain-containing protein produces MDMYMMFSIIFVTLLMAFQANFYFDSVLGKSKRKPRRAVYFLVFVLLDYFYLATSFSDLVSTAIALVLIFSLALSYDVELKIKLVFTILYGVLITMANTIAVYILGVLESTGDFISWEQFNGENHWILSKVMLLGCSIMFIVIQIVRLVAKRRGFAVHYRYYLLFLIVPIITIYQINVASIYSEKNIFYVFSVLGSLFLNVFIVYVFDNMVEKAQLTHENTQLQRQMDYQDANYEKTVHSFKNIKSIIHDINQQFLYIDECIKRNELVAAGDHIQSTLNTIEGAYQRVNSGNLVIDALVTNTLAMGQANGIKIDTKIQLHSQHIQIDRYDLCVVLGNMLDNAIEASKKVRQAEDRYVLIALHSTSSALVIQIMNHVEKPIVELKSEKPNPEYHGIGLTNISRICEKYGGHMSIEHPSRKFNNMVVLPFHTDNP; encoded by the coding sequence ATGGACATGTATATGATGTTTTCTATCATCTTCGTGACCTTACTTATGGCTTTCCAGGCAAATTTTTATTTTGACTCTGTGTTGGGGAAGTCCAAGCGGAAGCCGCGTAGAGCAGTCTATTTCTTGGTATTTGTGCTGTTGGATTACTTTTATTTGGCAACTTCCTTCTCCGACCTCGTTTCGACAGCGATTGCCCTAGTATTAATCTTCAGTCTGGCACTATCCTATGATGTGGAGCTTAAAATCAAGCTTGTGTTTACCATCCTGTATGGGGTTCTGATTACAATGGCGAATACGATAGCTGTATATATTCTAGGCGTTTTGGAATCCACAGGAGACTTCATCTCATGGGAACAGTTCAATGGTGAAAATCACTGGATTCTCTCCAAGGTGATGCTGCTTGGTTGCAGTATCATGTTCATTGTTATTCAAATTGTACGTCTAGTCGCGAAACGCAGAGGTTTTGCTGTGCATTATCGTTATTATTTGTTGTTTCTCATTGTGCCGATAATTACGATCTATCAGATCAATGTGGCCTCCATCTATAGTGAAAAAAACATTTTCTACGTCTTTTCTGTACTAGGCTCTCTATTTCTCAATGTATTCATTGTTTATGTATTTGATAATATGGTGGAAAAAGCACAGCTCACGCATGAAAATACCCAGTTACAGCGTCAGATGGATTACCAGGATGCCAATTATGAGAAGACCGTTCATAGTTTTAAAAATATTAAAAGCATCATCCATGATATCAATCAGCAATTTTTGTATATAGATGAATGCATCAAACGTAACGAACTGGTGGCTGCTGGTGACCATATCCAGTCTACATTGAATACCATTGAAGGTGCGTATCAGCGGGTGAATTCCGGCAATCTGGTCATTGATGCTCTTGTTACAAATACCCTGGCTATGGGGCAGGCAAACGGAATCAAAATCGACACCAAAATCCAACTCCACTCGCAACATATCCAAATCGATCGTTATGATCTGTGCGTGGTGCTTGGTAACATGCTCGATAACGCAATTGAAGCCTCCAAGAAGGTTAGACAGGCGGAGGATCGATATGTCCTTATTGCACTTCACTCCACATCATCTGCACTTGTCATTCAGATTATGAATCATGTAGAGAAACCGATCGTTGAGTTGAAAAGTGAAAAGCCAAATCCCGAGTACCATGGCATCGGTCTAACCAATATCTCGAGAATATGCGAGAAATATGGCGGACATATGAGTATTGAACATCCGTCTCGGAAGTTTAACAACATGGTCGTGCTTCCGTTTCACACCGACAATCCCTGA
- a CDS encoding sugar phosphate nucleotidyltransferase yields the protein MHIVLLCGGSGKRLWPLSNELRSKLFIDILPSPAGGRESMISRVCRQLGSSSLTDSTLIISHQDQANITARHTQGKIPVIGEPYKRGTFTAAALATLYLQSFRMAKDDDVICIAPADVFAGEDFFSNFQLLPDILKHSQADIALIGTRPTHASEQYGYILPGGEERNAYAPITQFIEKPETTIAETLLQRGALWNCGVYAFTVTFMISHIKKMGLPVHYDQLSSLYEALPERSFDKHVAEKAQRAVVLPYKGVWQDIGSWDTLCSQLDTHVIGHGGISGSSSDSYIINELPYPIQVMGVPGIIAAASPDGILIANKNNSNEIKAQLGSLPLKPMYGEATWGSYRVIESSLEDESATVTTLNITVLPGKHIGLNWHRTGCRAWTVLAGSGQVLVNRKVMQVSMGNQFAITKESLFSILAETRMVILEVRIGVTEEKDNILFEEEDWNVILKSAGSSNV from the coding sequence ATGCATATCGTATTGCTGTGCGGCGGCTCTGGCAAAAGGCTCTGGCCTTTATCCAATGAGCTTCGCTCCAAGCTGTTCATAGATATACTTCCATCACCCGCTGGAGGTAGGGAATCCATGATCAGCAGAGTATGCCGTCAGCTTGGCAGTTCATCCCTAACAGATTCAACACTCATTATTTCACATCAGGATCAGGCTAATATTACGGCACGACATACTCAAGGCAAAATACCAGTCATTGGGGAACCTTATAAAAGAGGCACTTTTACTGCGGCTGCCTTAGCGACGTTATATCTGCAATCCTTCCGAATGGCCAAAGATGACGATGTAATCTGTATCGCTCCAGCTGATGTGTTCGCAGGTGAAGATTTTTTCAGCAACTTCCAATTACTGCCGGATATATTGAAACATTCTCAAGCCGATATCGCTTTAATTGGGACAAGGCCTACACATGCTTCAGAACAGTATGGATACATCCTGCCGGGTGGGGAAGAACGTAATGCTTATGCGCCCATAACACAATTTATAGAAAAACCCGAAACCACCATTGCTGAAACTCTGCTACAACGTGGGGCACTATGGAACTGCGGTGTGTACGCATTCACCGTCACGTTTATGATATCCCATATTAAAAAAATGGGGCTTCCGGTTCATTATGATCAATTGTCGTCCCTGTATGAAGCGTTGCCTGAACGCAGTTTTGACAAGCATGTTGCAGAAAAGGCACAGCGGGCCGTAGTCCTGCCTTATAAGGGAGTGTGGCAGGATATCGGAAGCTGGGATACGCTGTGCTCCCAGTTAGATACCCATGTAATCGGACACGGTGGAATCTCGGGTTCTTCCTCCGATTCCTATATTATTAACGAGCTTCCCTACCCCATCCAAGTCATGGGTGTGCCAGGTATTATCGCTGCCGCAAGTCCGGATGGCATTCTCATTGCCAACAAAAATAATTCAAATGAAATTAAAGCGCAATTGGGTAGCTTGCCACTAAAACCGATGTATGGCGAAGCAACCTGGGGCAGTTATCGTGTCATTGAAAGTTCGTTAGAAGATGAGAGTGCAACAGTAACCACATTAAACATAACGGTTCTACCGGGCAAACATATCGGGTTGAACTGGCATAGAACTGGGTGTAGAGCATGGACCGTGCTTGCAGGCAGTGGGCAAGTGCTTGTCAACAGAAAGGTCATGCAAGTGAGCATGGGCAATCAGTTCGCGATTACCAAGGAGAGTCTCTTTTCTATTCTGGCTGAAACCAGGATGGTGATCCTTGAGGTCCGGATCGGAGTAACAGAGGAGAAAGACAACATACTTTTTGAAGAAGAAGATTGGAATGTAATCCTAAAAAGTGCAGGTTCATCTAACGTTTAA